A genomic window from Parasteatoda tepidariorum isolate YZ-2023 chromosome 10, CAS_Ptep_4.0, whole genome shotgun sequence includes:
- the LOC107449418 gene encoding uncharacterized protein, whose amino-acid sequence MIGKIVFLCFMCGVALAGRSANQYIDNVLRTQLPQALRSVGLDPAPLPGFNTYFGPQGIYQNQGEAVFSNGNATNLGRLERKGDCSGPKLFRGEISINCTLRLTQITTAYKVIIRNGSYIYTPRNMGHVAETLMTLEVTGRPQNYLGSVQKFRVDRLGQITPTFSSLPAPLNKYLKVIQDAYRTNVSSYLFNVLQNNYVYALGRALSGTPMPRQ is encoded by the coding sequence GAGTGGCGCTAGCAGGCAGAAGTGCCAACCAATATATTGATAATGTTCTTCGAACTCAATTGCCTCAAGCACTTCGATCTGTTGGATTGGATCCAGCACCTTTACCAGGATTCAACACTTACTTTGGACCACAAGGTATCTACCAAAATCAAGGAGAGGCTGTATTCTCAAACGGAAACGCAACAAACTTGGGCAGATTGGAGAGGAAAGGTGATTGCTCAGGGCCAAAATTGTTCCGTGGAGAAATTTCCATCAACTGCACTCTCCGTTTGACACAAATTACTACAGCCTACAAAGTTATTATAAGGAATGGAAGCTACATCTACACACCAAGAAATATGGGCCACGTTGCTGAAACTCTCATGACTTTGGAAGTAACAGGAAGACCCCAAAACTATTTAGGAtcagttcaaaaatttagaGTTGATCGTCTCGGTCAAATCACTCCTACTTTTTCCAGTCTGCCAGCTCCTCTTAACAAGTATTTGAAGGTCATTCAAGATGCTTACAGAACCAATGtatcaagttatttatttaacgttCTACAGAATAATTACGTGTATGCTTTGGGAAGAGCCTTGTCAGGCACACCAATGCCAAGgcagtaa